TGCTCCAAGACCCGGAACTGGCCCAGGCCATCATTCTGGAATCCAACCGTCAGGTCAGCAAACTGGAACTCATCGCCTCGGAAAACTTCGTTTCGCCGGCAGTGCGCGAGGCCCAGGGCAGCGTGCTGACCCACAAGTACGCCGAAGGCTACCCCGGCAAGCGCTATTACGGCGGCTGCGAATACGTGGATATAGCCGAGACCTTGGCCCAGGACCGCGCCAAGCAGCTTTTTGACTGCCAGTATGTCAACGTGCAGCCTCATTCCGGCTCACAGGCCAACATGGCCGCCTATCTGGCCTTCATGAAGCCCGGCGATACCATTTTGGGCATGAACCTTTCGCACGGCGGGCACCTGACCCACGGCAGCCCGGTGAACTTCTCCGGCCGCCTCTTCCACGTGGTTTCTTACGGCGTGGAGCGCGAAACAGGCCGCATTGACTACGATCAGGTGGCCACCCTGGCCCGTGAACACAAACCTCAGGCCATTGTGGCGGGCGCCAGCGCCTACCCCCGCGCCATTGATTTTGCGCGTTTTCGGCAGATTGCTGACGAAGTGGGCGCCACCCTGGTGGTGGACATGGCCCACATTGCCGGGCTGGTGGCCGCAGGCCTGCACCAGAGCCCCCTGCCCTACGCCCACATCACCACCACCACCACGCACAAGACATTGCGCGGTCCGCGCGGCGGCATGATCCTTTCCGGCGAAAGCATGGCCAAAACCCTCAACAGCCAGATTTTCCCCGGCATTCAGGGCGGGCCGCTCATGCACGTCATCGCGGCCAAAGCCGTGGCCTTTGGCGAGGCCCTG
The genomic region above belongs to Desulfovibrio legallii and contains:
- the glyA gene encoding serine hydroxymethyltransferase, whose protein sequence is MDEILLQDPELAQAIILESNRQVSKLELIASENFVSPAVREAQGSVLTHKYAEGYPGKRYYGGCEYVDIAETLAQDRAKQLFDCQYVNVQPHSGSQANMAAYLAFMKPGDTILGMNLSHGGHLTHGSPVNFSGRLFHVVSYGVERETGRIDYDQVATLAREHKPQAIVAGASAYPRAIDFARFRQIADEVGATLVVDMAHIAGLVAAGLHQSPLPYAHITTTTTHKTLRGPRGGMILSGESMAKTLNSQIFPGIQGGPLMHVIAAKAVAFGEALRPAFKKYQLQVVQNAATLAACLMKAGYDLVSGGTDNHLMLVDLTSKDITGKDAEQALDKAGITVNKNTVPFETRSPFVTSGVRLGSAALTTRGMKEDDMRLVGSFIVEALEKRNEPAALENIRKKVEEFARQFPLFAW